One part of the Triplophysa dalaica isolate WHDGS20190420 chromosome 25, ASM1584641v1, whole genome shotgun sequence genome encodes these proteins:
- the LOC130415648 gene encoding E3 ubiquitin-protein ligase TRIM39-like gives MPSQKKMRQKRRENHRRDASEVSSSMQMWIESFSKTPVMSSSSDPVTERLLCSICLDVFSDPVSTPCGHNFCKICLNTHWDNSQYRRCPNCNETFKQRPDLKINTTLRDLVDEHKRKSHEEQPAAEVVCDICTEGKLKAVKSCLVCQSSYCETHLESHLRVSGLQKHKLIDPVKNLQDYICQKHGRPLELFCRDDHTCVCLSCTDGDHKNHNTVPIEEETEEKKIQLLKTQTDMQQMIHDRIKKIYDIKHSTDLRRSELLEMMEEKQKAAEKHDEDVIKDLEQEITELKKRNIELEQISHTEHHLQLIQFVPKTLIFTRCSTAVTMNGEECNAQHGRPDEESLPVERANHQSVKTDDSLGSGSCDEVTTKEKTHLNGLRCQQKSLSALHLISQLFQRDIFFLWFLVPVGISLLMFFLNTEELKNNVVLKRMQQYAVDVTLDPDTANPYLILSDDKKQVRTGDMKNKLPDSSNRFNVGVIVLGKEGFSSGRFYYEVQVKGKTEWTLGVVRESVNRKGEITLTPVNGFWTVVLRNENEYKACADPDVTLSLSVKPQNVGVFVDYEEGLVSFYDLESRSHIYSYTDQSFTEKLYPYFGPCLNDEGKNSEPLIITAFDQLSFKPYMYNTG, from the exons ATgccttcacaaaaaaaaatgagacAGAAACGGAGAGAGAACCACCGAAGAGATGCTTCTGAAGTCAGTTCATCAATGCAAATGTGGATTGAAAGCTTCAGCAAGACACCAG TGATGTCATCCTCCAGTGATCCAGTGACTGAGCGACTTCTGTGTTCAAtctgtctggatgtgttcagTGATCCAGTCAGCACTCCATGTGGACACAACTTCTGTAAGATCTGTCTGAACACACACTGGGACAACAGTCAATACCGGAGATGTCCAAACTGTAATGAAACATTCAAGCAGAGACCTGATCTCAAGATAAATACAACACTCAGAGATCTTGTGGATGAACATAAGAGGAAATCTCATGAAGAACAACCTGCAGCTGAAGTTGTGTGTGATATCTGTACTGAAGGAAAGCTGAAGGCTGTGAAGTCGTGTCTGGTGTGTCAGAGCTCTTACTGTGAAACTCACCTGGAGTCTCATTTGAGAGTGTCAGgattacagaaacacaaactgattGATCCTGTGAAGAATCTGCAGGATTATATATGTCAGAAACATGGAAGACCTCTGGAGCTCTTCTGTAGAGATgatcacacatgtgtgtgtctgtcctgCACTGATGGAGATCACAAGAATCACAACACTGTTCCTATAGAAGAGGAGACTGAAGAAAAGAAG ATTCAGTTGttaaagacacagacagacatgcaGCAGATGATCCATGACAGAATCAAGAAGATTTATGATATCAAACATTCAACAGACCTCAGAAGA TCTGAACTGCTGGAGATGATGGAGGAGAAGCAGAAAGCAGCAGAGAAACATGATGAAGATGTCATTAAAGATCTGGAGCAGGagatcactgaactgaagaagagaaacattgaGCTGGAGCAGATCTCACACACTGAACATCATCTCCAACTCATACAG TTTGTACCCAAGACATTAATATTTACAAGATGCTCCACTGCCGTTACAATGAATGGCgaggaatgcaacgctcaaCATGGCCGCCCTGATGAAGAAAGTCTTCCAGTAGAACGAGCCAATCATCAATCAGTAAAGACTGACGATTCTCTGGGGTCGGGCTCTTGTGATGAGGTGACCACGAAAGAG AAGACACATCTGAATGGCTTGAGATGTCAGCAGAAGTCTTTGTCTGCTCTTCATTTGATCTCACAGCTGTTTCAGagagacatattttttttgtggtttctTGTTCCTGTGGGAATCTCCCTCCTGATGTTCTTTTTAAACACTGAGGAACTAAAAAATAATGTTG TCCTGAAGAGAATGCAGCAGTATGCAG TGGATGTGACTCTGGATCCTGATACAGCAAATCCATATCTCATTCTGTCTGATGATAAGAAACAAGTGAGAACTGGAGACATGAAGAATAAACTTCCAGACAGCTCAAATAGGTTTAATGTTGGTGTAATTGTTCTGGGAAAGGAGGGATTCTCATCAGGGAGATTTTATTATGAGGTTCAGGTGAAGGGAAAGACTGAATGGACTTTAGGAGTGGTCAGAGAATCTGTTAACAGGAAGGGAGAGATCACACTGACACCAGTGAATGGATTCTGGACTGTAGTTCTAAGAAATGAGAATGAATATAAAGCTTGCGCTGATCCTGATGTCACACTGTCTCTGAGTGTAAAGCCACAgaatgtgggtgtgtttgtggattatgAGGAGGGTTTGGTCTCATTTTATGATCTGGAGTCCAGATCTCATATCTACTCTTACACTGATCAATCTTTCACTGAGAAACTCTATCCATATTTTGGCCCATGCTTGAATGATGAAGGTAAAAACTCAGAACCGTTGATCATTACAGCGTTCGATCAATTAAGTTTCAAACCTTATATGTACAATACTGGATAA